From Psychroflexus torquis ATCC 700755, the proteins below share one genomic window:
- a CDS encoding viroplasmin family protein — MGKSSKFYVVWEGYEPGIYTSWQDCKLKIQNYPNAKYKSFASLPEAKDAYTTGFFNYKKQQKQAPKLLSTEGIEWNSIAVDAASSGNPGKMEYRGVVTKTKQVLFNMGPFPNGTNNIGEFLALVHGLAFLKSKKSDLPIYTDSKIAMSWIRQKKCKTKLKPNSKNAELFELVKRAEVWLTKNSINRPVLKWETKSWGEIPADFGRK; from the coding sequence ATGGGCAAATCGTCTAAGTTTTATGTCGTTTGGGAAGGTTATGAGCCAGGAATTTATACGTCTTGGCAGGATTGCAAACTAAAAATCCAAAACTATCCAAACGCAAAGTATAAGTCCTTTGCTTCATTGCCTGAGGCTAAAGACGCCTATACTACGGGTTTTTTCAACTACAAGAAGCAACAAAAACAAGCACCGAAGTTACTAAGTACTGAAGGTATTGAATGGAATTCTATAGCAGTAGATGCAGCTTCGAGCGGTAATCCCGGTAAAATGGAATACCGCGGCGTGGTGACCAAAACCAAACAGGTGCTTTTTAACATGGGTCCTTTTCCAAATGGGACCAATAATATAGGTGAGTTTTTAGCCTTGGTTCATGGTTTGGCATTTTTAAAATCAAAAAAAAGCGATCTACCTATCTACACAGATTCCAAAATTGCAATGTCTTGGATTCGGCAAAAAAAGTGCAAGACTAAACTTAAGCCTAATTCTAAGAATGCAGAGTTGTTTGAATTGGTAAAACGGGCGGAAGTGTGGTTAACCAAAAACTCGATCAATCGACCTGTTTTAAAATGGGAAACTAAATCTTGGGGTGAAATACCTGCTGATTTTGGGAGAAAGTAA
- a CDS encoding PfkB family carbohydrate kinase, translated as MSKLLIVGTVAFDAIETPFGKTDKILGGAGTYIALSASQFDVECGVVSVVGDDFPQDYLDLLTDRNVNIDGLKIVKGGKTFFWSGRYHNDMNTRDTLDTQLNVLADFSPVVPDHFKDADIVMLGNLHPAVQMSVIEQVESTKLIVLDTMNFWMDSELSLLEEVISKVDVITINDEEARQLSGEYSLVKAARKIRDMGPDYVVIKKGEHGALLFHKEEMFFAPALPLEEVFDPTGAGDTFAGGFVGYLSNSKDISFENMKNAVIYGSNLASFCVEKFGTERMLELNKEEVDKRLESFQALTQFEINLA; from the coding sequence ATGAGTAAATTATTGATAGTGGGAACTGTAGCTTTTGATGCGATAGAGACTCCGTTTGGAAAAACCGATAAAATACTAGGTGGTGCTGGGACCTACATAGCCCTTAGTGCTTCGCAATTTGATGTAGAATGCGGTGTGGTATCCGTGGTTGGAGATGACTTTCCGCAAGATTACCTTGATTTACTCACAGATCGAAACGTCAATATCGATGGCTTAAAAATCGTAAAAGGCGGTAAAACCTTCTTCTGGAGCGGCCGTTACCATAATGATATGAACACTAGGGACACGTTGGATACTCAACTGAATGTCTTGGCAGATTTTAGCCCAGTTGTTCCAGACCATTTTAAAGATGCGGATATTGTCATGCTAGGTAATCTACATCCTGCAGTACAGATGAGTGTCATTGAACAAGTGGAGTCAACAAAATTAATTGTTCTGGATACGATGAATTTCTGGATGGACTCAGAGCTTAGTCTTCTTGAAGAGGTGATTTCAAAAGTAGACGTCATCACTATTAATGATGAAGAAGCCAGGCAATTGTCTGGAGAATATTCACTGGTAAAAGCTGCTAGAAAAATAAGAGATATGGGTCCAGATTATGTGGTCATCAAGAAAGGTGAACACGGCGCTTTGTTATTTCACAAAGAAGAAATGTTTTTTGCACCAGCTTTACCTCTGGAAGAGGTCTTTGACCCAACTGGAGCTGGAGACACCTTTGCGGGAGGTTTTGTAGGTTACTTATCCAATTCTAAAGATATCTCCTTTGAAAATATGAAAAATGCAGTCATTTATGGCTCCAATTTAGCTTCTTTTTGTGTGGAGAAATTTGGAACTGAAAGAATGCTGGAACTCAATAAAGAGGAGGTTGATAAACGTTTAGAGAGTTTTCAAGCCCTCACTCAATTCGAAATTAATTTAGCATAA
- a CDS encoding amidophosphoribosyltransferase, with protein MSELIKHECGIATLRLLKPLSFYQKKYGSAFYGINKMYLMLEKQHNRGQDGAGFASVKLDMEPGNRYISRVRSNEAQPIQDIFAKINERINAEVELHPEILEDIDSQKKNLPYLGEVYLGHVRYGTFGKNGIESVHPFLRQNNWMHRNLIVAGNFNMTNVNELFQNLVELGQHPKEKADTVTVMEKIGHFLDSEVGKLYKKLKEKGYNKKEASPHIVEQLKIHKILKKSSKDWDGGYVIAGMLGHGDSFVLRDPNGIRPAYYYKDDEVVVVASERPVIQTAFNVDYEDVHELEPGQAIITKKDGSVHFKTILEPGVRKACSFERIYFSRGSDAEIYKERKKLGRLLMPEVLSAIDYDTMNSVFSYIPNTAETSFYGMVEAAQDELNRQKNEAILKEKENLTDERLSDILSLRLRTEKIAVKDVKLRTFITQDSSRDDLVAHVYDVTYGVVKPTDNLVVIDDSIVRGTTLKKSILKMLDRLSPKKIIIVSSAPQIRYPDCYGIDMANLEDFIAFQAAVSLLKEHGIYHDTMDAVYQKCKQQIEQATKTDKNYVKAVYNPFTYEEVSERIAQLLSHESITSEVKVIYQTVEKLHEACPKNLGDWYFTGDYPTKGGNKVVNKAFMNFYEGKKDRAY; from the coding sequence ATGAGTGAACTTATTAAACACGAATGTGGTATAGCCACATTAAGATTATTAAAGCCGCTTTCTTTTTACCAAAAGAAATATGGCAGCGCTTTTTATGGCATCAACAAAATGTATTTGATGTTGGAAAAGCAGCACAATAGGGGTCAAGATGGTGCAGGTTTTGCGAGTGTTAAGCTAGATATGGAGCCTGGTAATCGTTATATTAGCAGAGTGCGTTCTAATGAAGCACAACCTATCCAAGATATTTTTGCAAAGATTAACGAAAGAATCAATGCGGAAGTAGAGTTACATCCTGAGATTCTTGAGGATATCGATTCACAAAAGAAAAATCTTCCTTATTTAGGGGAGGTATACTTAGGACACGTTCGCTACGGTACTTTCGGTAAAAATGGTATAGAGAGTGTTCATCCCTTTTTAAGACAAAACAACTGGATGCACCGTAACCTAATTGTTGCTGGTAACTTCAATATGACTAATGTCAACGAGTTATTTCAAAACTTAGTCGAGCTTGGGCAGCATCCCAAGGAAAAAGCCGACACAGTCACGGTGATGGAAAAAATTGGTCATTTCCTCGACTCTGAGGTAGGAAAGTTATACAAAAAGTTAAAAGAAAAAGGCTATAATAAGAAAGAGGCATCTCCTCATATTGTGGAACAATTGAAAATACACAAAATTCTCAAAAAGTCCTCCAAAGATTGGGATGGTGGCTATGTGATTGCAGGTATGCTTGGACATGGAGATTCTTTTGTCTTGAGAGATCCCAACGGTATTCGTCCGGCGTATTACTATAAAGATGATGAAGTGGTGGTGGTGGCTTCAGAGCGACCAGTGATACAGACCGCTTTTAATGTCGATTATGAGGATGTTCATGAACTAGAACCCGGGCAAGCGATTATCACCAAAAAAGATGGTTCAGTTCATTTTAAAACCATTTTGGAGCCAGGAGTACGTAAGGCCTGTTCTTTCGAGAGGATTTATTTCTCCAGAGGGAGTGATGCTGAAATTTATAAAGAACGAAAAAAACTAGGTCGCTTATTAATGCCGGAAGTTCTTAGTGCTATCGATTATGATACGATGAACTCTGTATTTTCTTATATTCCCAATACAGCAGAGACTTCATTCTATGGGATGGTTGAAGCGGCCCAAGACGAATTGAATCGTCAAAAAAATGAAGCGATTTTAAAAGAAAAAGAAAATCTGACGGATGAACGGCTTTCAGATATACTTAGTTTACGGTTACGAACTGAAAAGATAGCCGTTAAGGATGTCAAGCTCCGTACTTTTATTACACAGGACAGCAGTCGAGATGATTTGGTAGCTCACGTCTACGATGTAACTTACGGAGTAGTAAAACCTACAGACAATTTGGTGGTGATAGATGATAGTATAGTTAGAGGAACCACCTTAAAGAAGAGTATCTTGAAGATGCTAGATCGTTTGTCACCAAAGAAAATCATTATTGTGTCCTCGGCACCACAGATTAGATACCCAGACTGTTATGGTATTGACATGGCTAATCTGGAAGATTTTATTGCTTTTCAAGCAGCAGTGTCTTTGCTCAAGGAGCATGGTATATATCATGACACTATGGATGCTGTATATCAGAAATGCAAGCAGCAGATAGAACAGGCCACCAAGACCGATAAAAATTACGTTAAAGCAGTTTACAATCCTTTCACTTACGAGGAAGTTTCAGAAAGAATCGCCCAACTTTTAAGTCATGAGAGCATCACCTCAGAAGTTAAAGTAATCTACCAAACCGTAGAAAAACTCCATGAAGCTTGTCCCAAAAACTTAGGCGATTGGTATTTCACTGGAGATTATCCTACAAAAGGAGGCAATAAGGTAGTGAACAAAGCGTTTATGAATTTTTATGAAGGGAAAAAAGATAGAGCTTACTAA
- a CDS encoding NAD-dependent epimerase, with translation MKKILVTGAAGFIGFHLCKTLIKENYLIIGLDNINDYYDVNLKFDRLKELGVEREKAAIFNKETSSNSFNNFKFIRLNLEDTDAISKLFEKEKFDEVVNLAAQAGVRYSIQNPRAYVQSNLVGFLNILEGCRDTKVKHLLYASSSSVYGENKKTPFSVPDNVDHPISLYAATKKSNELMAHTYSHLYDIPTTGLRFFTVYGPWGRPDMALFLFTKAIIEGSSINVFNKGKMSRDFTYIDDIISGIEISLSLPPSKDKQQVPYRIFNIGKGSPETLEDFISCIEKSLDKKAHKKMLPIQPGDVPKTWADISDLKGMGYKSSTPIEKGVDKFVKWYKEYYKL, from the coding sequence ATGAAAAAAATATTGGTAACTGGAGCCGCCGGTTTTATTGGGTTCCACTTATGTAAAACTTTAATCAAAGAAAACTACTTAATAATTGGCCTAGATAATATTAATGATTATTACGATGTTAACTTAAAGTTTGACCGACTAAAAGAATTAGGGGTTGAAAGAGAAAAAGCAGCGATATTTAATAAAGAAACTTCAAGTAACTCTTTTAATAATTTTAAATTCATTCGTTTAAATTTAGAAGATACTGATGCTATTTCCAAATTATTTGAAAAAGAAAAATTTGATGAAGTTGTCAATTTAGCTGCTCAAGCTGGAGTAAGATATAGCATACAGAACCCAAGAGCATATGTTCAAAGCAACTTGGTTGGCTTTTTGAATATACTAGAGGGTTGTAGGGATACAAAAGTTAAACACCTCCTATACGCTAGTAGTTCTAGTGTTTATGGGGAAAATAAAAAAACCCCTTTTTCTGTTCCTGATAATGTCGACCATCCAATAAGCTTGTATGCTGCAACCAAAAAAAGTAATGAATTAATGGCTCACACATATAGTCATTTGTATGATATTCCAACAACTGGGTTGAGATTTTTCACTGTTTATGGGCCTTGGGGAAGGCCAGATATGGCTTTGTTTCTGTTCACTAAAGCTATCATAGAAGGTTCTAGTATAAACGTCTTTAATAAAGGAAAGATGAGCCGTGATTTCACTTATATCGATGATATAATTTCAGGTATTGAAATTTCGCTTAGCCTACCCCCCTCTAAAGATAAACAACAAGTCCCATACAGGATTTTTAATATTGGTAAAGGTTCTCCAGAAACATTGGAAGATTTTATTTCATGTATCGAAAAAAGCTTAGATAAAAAGGCTCATAAAAAAATGCTGCCTATCCAGCCTGGTGATGTTCCTAAAACATGGGCGGATATTAGCGACTTAAAAGGGATGGGCTATAAAAGTTCAACACCAATAGAAAAAGGAGTAGACAAATTTGTGAAATGGTATAAGGAATACTATAAATTATAG